In Musa acuminata AAA Group cultivar baxijiao chromosome BXJ3-11, Cavendish_Baxijiao_AAA, whole genome shotgun sequence, one DNA window encodes the following:
- the LOC135653375 gene encoding uncharacterized protein LOC135653375, whose protein sequence is MDCEPEELQFLGVVGIYREAAKILAGWRRLFVKIAGALVLPLSILFFVHIAISHRLFSTIDSDESALDDAPPGSTSESSALQRLVSDWSAFLLFKGFYLVALLVLALLSTAAVVYSVASIYTARGDLAFRKVLTVVPRVWRRLMVTFLWAFLVLLALNSATIALLVFILLMGGNSSTGPVLTILVVIPLYLVALVYVSVVWHLASVVSVLEDARGLEAMRRSRRLIQGKLLTASVIFVMLNLGFGLVEWAFRGLLVRGRGGGPGLSLGLGLLLLLLLCLVILFALAVQTVVYFVCKSYHHESIDKSNLADHLEAYLGEYVPLKSQDVQMEQLRV, encoded by the coding sequence ATGGATTGCGAGCCGGAGGAGCTCCAGTTCCTGGGCGTCGTCGGCATCTACCGGGAGGCGGCCAAGATCCTGGCGGGGTGGCGCCGCCTCTTCGTCAAGATCGCCGGCGCCCTCGTCCTCCCTCTTTCCATCCTCTTCTTCGTCCACATCGCTATTTCCCACCGCCTCTTCTCCACCATCGACTCCGACGAGTCCGCCCTCGATGACGCCCCCCCGGGATCCACCTCCGAGTCCTCCGCCCTCCAGCGGCTCGTCTCCGACTGGTCCGCCTTCCTCCTTTTTAAGGGTTTCTACCTCGTCGCCCTCCTCGTCCTCGCCCTCCTCTCCACCGCCGCTGTCGTCTACTCCGTCGCCTCCATCTACACCGCCCGGGGCGATCTCGCCTTCCGCAAGGTGCTCACCGTCGTCCCCCGCGTCTGGCGCCGCCTGATGGTCACCTTCCTCTGGGCCTTCCTCGTCCTCCTCGCCCTCAACTCCGCCACCATCGCGCTCCTCGTCTTCATCCTCCTCATGGGTGGCAACTCCTCCACGGGCCCCGTCCTCACCATCTTAGTCGTCATCCCGCTCTACCTAGTTGCCCTCGTCTACGTCAGCGTCGTCTGGCACCTGGCCAGCGTGGTCTCCGTGCTGGAAGACGCCCGCGGGCTGGAGGCGATGCGGCGGAGTCGACGGCTGATCCAAGGCAAGCTCTTGACGGCGTCGGTCATCTTCGTGATGCTCAACCTCGGCTTCGGGCTCGTGGAGTGGGCCTTCCGGGGGCTGTTAGTGAGGGGGAGGGGCGGGGGCCCGGGGCTTAGCCTGGGGCTGgggctgcttctgctgctgctgttgtgccTGGTCATCCTCTTCGCTCTGGCGGTGCAGACGGTCGTCTACTTCGTGTGCAAGTCGTACCACCACGAGAGCATCGACAAGTCGAACCTGGCGGACCATTTGGAGGCCTACTTGGGGGAGTACGTGCCATTGAAGTCCCAGGACGTGCAGATGGAGCAGCTCCGTGTTTGA